One stretch of Brevibacillus laterosporus DNA includes these proteins:
- the fapR gene encoding transcription factor FapR has product MPNIARIAKRDRQRQLVNSLERNPFATDEDLATMFDVSIQTIRLDRLELGIPELRERIKSVAEKSLDPVKSLGIEEVIGEVIDLQLDDYGISVLEITEEHVFHRTQIARGHYIFAQANSLAVAVIDADVALTATARMRFIRPVKQGEKLVAKAVVRSTEGDESKVRVETKVQGENVFTATFRVFRIRE; this is encoded by the coding sequence GTGCCGAATATCGCTCGCATAGCTAAGAGAGATCGCCAAAGACAATTAGTGAATAGTCTGGAACGAAATCCATTCGCTACGGATGAAGATTTGGCTACGATGTTTGATGTTAGCATTCAAACAATAAGGCTGGATCGATTAGAGCTAGGCATACCGGAATTACGTGAACGGATTAAGTCTGTTGCAGAAAAAAGTTTAGATCCAGTCAAATCACTAGGAATTGAAGAAGTGATTGGCGAAGTAATAGATCTACAATTGGATGATTATGGAATTTCTGTTTTGGAAATAACAGAAGAGCACGTTTTTCATCGGACACAGATTGCTCGTGGGCATTACATTTTTGCTCAAGCAAACTCCCTGGCAGTGGCCGTCATCGACGCGGATGTTGCTTTAACGGCTACAGCTCGCATGCGTTTTATCCGACCTGTGAAGCAAGGAGAGAAGCTGGTTGCCAAGGCTGTGGTTCGTTCCACGGAAGGGGACGAAAGCAAGGTGCGCGTCGAAACGAAAGTCCAAGGAGAAAATGTGTTTACTGCTACATTCCGGGTGTTTCGTATCCGTGAGTAG
- the rpmF gene encoding 50S ribosomal protein L32, protein MAVPQRRTSKTRKRLRRTHFKLEIPGMVKCDNCGEHKLAHRICASCGTYKGKKVVQ, encoded by the coding sequence ATGGCAGTACCTCAACGTAGAACTTCCAAGACTCGTAAAAGATTGCGTCGTACGCACTTCAAATTAGAGATTCCAGGTATGGTTAAATGCGATAACTGCGGCGAACACAAGCTAGCTCACCGCATATGCGCAAGCTGCGGAACTTACAAAGGTAAGAAAGTAGTTCAATAA
- a CDS encoding DUF177 domain-containing protein, with amino-acid sequence MNIKLIELHHRKGDPLPFQTNLDSQDLKKRHQEIRDLSTVSVTGEAQELGGLIYIKGEIQAEAKFVCARCLTPYTEQFSIPFSETFAPNTSDIVMDEDSDIHQVTGEEIELDPFLEENFLLSISAFPLCSKDCEGLCSSCGINRNEQSCNCSTERIDPRLEALKKFFIQAEE; translated from the coding sequence ATGAATATAAAACTAATAGAATTGCACCACAGAAAAGGAGACCCACTTCCTTTTCAAACAAACTTGGATTCCCAGGATTTAAAGAAGCGTCATCAAGAGATCCGAGATTTATCGACCGTAAGCGTTACGGGAGAGGCTCAGGAGCTCGGTGGCTTAATCTATATCAAGGGAGAAATACAAGCAGAGGCTAAGTTCGTTTGTGCACGTTGCTTGACGCCGTACACAGAACAGTTTTCGATTCCTTTTTCTGAAACCTTTGCGCCGAATACATCCGATATCGTAATGGATGAGGATAGCGATATTCATCAGGTGACTGGCGAAGAGATCGAGTTGGACCCGTTCCTGGAAGAAAACTTCCTGTTGTCGATTTCAGCGTTTCCACTGTGCTCCAAGGATTGTGAGGGACTGTGCTCGAGTTGCGGAATTAACCGTAATGAACAGTCATGCAATTGTTCCACAGAACGTATTGATCCGCGTTTAGAAGCTTTAAAGAAATTCTTCATTCAAGCAGAAGAATAG
- a CDS encoding nucleotidyltransferase — protein MKTVGLIVEYNPLHNGHKLHFTLAKKKTGADACVAVMSGNFLQRGEPAIVSKWARTEMALQVGVDLVIELPTLFATSNAEMFAHGAVSLLDRIGIVDTLCFGSESGDISWMHQAAQILAHETPAFSHLLKTGLREGLPYPKAYAEAAHTYLADHGIHGAILDQPNNILGFNYLLSLARLNSKIVPATIQRQKAGYHQETITDEQIASATALRKLLTQQNVATVASYVPKTTIDVLHREWILGLGPITWEDFAHPLFHRLLQLTPEKLAMYHEIEEGMEYRLLESARRSKTVADIVTSAKSKRYTQNRIQRMLLNLLLDVKKEQISASSLRQGAPYARVLGFSQKGRVLLQQAKQKSTIPLYTNVRDGLHPMLDIDIRSNALYRLVRSSCMEQPFLEEYRRIPLQITPEQ, from the coding sequence ATGAAAACAGTGGGCCTTATAGTAGAATACAACCCTTTGCATAACGGACACAAGCTTCATTTTACTTTAGCCAAAAAAAAGACAGGTGCAGATGCCTGTGTTGCCGTCATGAGCGGCAATTTTTTACAACGGGGTGAGCCTGCCATTGTCTCAAAATGGGCGCGAACCGAAATGGCTCTACAAGTAGGTGTTGATCTTGTGATTGAACTCCCCACTCTCTTTGCCACCTCAAACGCTGAGATGTTTGCCCATGGCGCTGTCTCTTTGTTAGATCGTATCGGAATAGTTGATACGTTATGCTTTGGTAGTGAAAGTGGAGACATTAGTTGGATGCATCAAGCGGCACAGATACTCGCGCATGAGACGCCCGCTTTTTCTCATTTACTAAAAACAGGTCTACGTGAAGGTCTTCCTTATCCCAAGGCATACGCTGAGGCAGCTCACACGTACCTCGCTGATCATGGCATCCACGGCGCAATCCTCGATCAGCCAAATAATATTCTTGGTTTTAACTATCTCCTATCACTGGCTAGATTAAACAGCAAAATTGTACCTGCCACCATTCAACGCCAAAAAGCAGGCTATCATCAAGAAACAATTACAGATGAGCAGATAGCAAGTGCTACAGCATTACGAAAGTTACTGACGCAACAAAATGTAGCGACAGTCGCCTCCTACGTACCTAAAACTACCATAGATGTGTTACATCGCGAATGGATATTAGGACTTGGCCCTATCACTTGGGAAGATTTCGCTCATCCCTTATTTCATCGTCTTTTGCAGCTTACTCCTGAAAAACTTGCCATGTATCATGAAATAGAAGAAGGCATGGAGTACCGTCTACTTGAATCTGCTAGGCGATCCAAAACGGTGGCAGATATAGTCACCTCCGCTAAAAGTAAGCGATATACTCAAAACCGCATTCAACGTATGCTACTTAATCTGTTACTCGATGTGAAAAAAGAACAGATATCTGCTTCCAGCCTTCGCCAAGGCGCACCATACGCCCGCGTGCTTGGATTTAGTCAGAAAGGAAGAGTATTGCTACAGCAAGCCAAACAAAAAAGCACAATCCCCCTCTACACAAACGTGCGAGATGGATTGCACCCTATGCTTGATATTGATATCCGCTCGAATGCTTTATATCGGTTGGTACGTTCCTCTTGCATGGAGCAGCCCTTTTTAGAAGAATATCGACGGATTCCCTTGCAAATCACACCTGAGCAGTAG
- a CDS encoding PDZ domain-containing protein, with protein sequence MQNEHQSNERLRPTNKRNVAVLVAMAIMALMIISTYIPLPYYVQRAGTAKELAPIITVEGGVKDEKGTFMLTTVRMSRATPLWYVYAQFSKDVDLISDKFITAQGESDEDYAKRELLVMQRSQQVAEAVALKKAGYPVKMEDQGVLILSVMDGYPAKNVLKVGDVITSLNNKPVKTTNDLFLLLEGKKAGDAITLQFKRDGQEKKAELVLAQLPENNGAKSHRAGFGITPQDQKRILFDKKITIAANNIGGPSAGLMFTLEIYNQLRPEIDITRGYRIAGTGEMNSDGTVGRIGGINHKIIAADAAGAEIFFAPNDTSGDKSNYEVAVETAKRIHTSMRIVPVKTVDDALQYLQHLKPKGTE encoded by the coding sequence ATGCAGAACGAACACCAATCGAACGAGCGTTTAAGACCAACCAATAAACGTAATGTAGCCGTCCTTGTAGCTATGGCGATCATGGCACTTATGATTATTAGTACCTACATACCTTTGCCTTATTACGTTCAGCGCGCTGGCACAGCGAAGGAGCTTGCACCCATAATTACAGTGGAGGGTGGTGTGAAAGATGAGAAGGGCACATTTATGTTGACTACTGTACGTATGTCCCGCGCCACACCTTTATGGTATGTATACGCACAATTTTCCAAGGATGTTGATCTCATTTCGGATAAATTTATTACAGCACAAGGTGAAAGCGATGAAGACTATGCTAAACGTGAATTGTTGGTCATGCAACGATCGCAACAGGTAGCAGAAGCGGTTGCACTTAAAAAAGCAGGTTATCCTGTAAAGATGGAAGATCAAGGAGTCTTAATCCTGTCTGTTATGGATGGCTACCCAGCTAAAAACGTGTTGAAGGTAGGCGATGTTATTACTTCGCTAAATAACAAGCCCGTGAAAACCACGAACGACTTATTCCTTTTATTAGAGGGAAAGAAGGCGGGAGATGCTATCACATTGCAATTTAAGCGGGATGGACAGGAGAAAAAAGCAGAGCTGGTTCTAGCTCAATTACCCGAAAATAATGGAGCTAAGTCACATCGAGCTGGATTTGGTATTACACCACAGGACCAGAAGCGTATTTTGTTTGATAAAAAAATCACCATTGCTGCTAATAACATAGGTGGACCATCAGCGGGCTTAATGTTCACATTGGAAATTTATAATCAATTGCGACCAGAAATCGATATAACTCGTGGCTATCGTATTGCTGGAACGGGTGAAATGAATTCGGATGGTACGGTAGGACGGATTGGGGGCATTAATCATAAGATTATCGCCGCCGATGCCGCAGGAGCAGAGATATTCTTTGCGCCCAACGATACCAGCGGAGATAAGTCAAACTATGAAGTAGCCGTGGAAACAGCGAAACGTATCCACACTTCTATGCGTATTGTACCGGTTAAAACGGTAGATGATGCGCTTCAATACCTACAGCATTTAAAACCAAAGGGAACAGAGTAA